The sequence AAGACTTCTCTGCAAAGACTTGATGCAAAACATCATGTATGTATAGGAAGTATGAATAAGTCTGCAACCAAAAGTAACCCTACAATCAATAGGGTCTTGGTGTAATTGGTGATTGTGTAGGTTTTTAAATGAGCCTTTCAGTCTTTTagcatttataatttttaaaattatgaagaaTAATTAAAATGGAAGTCCAACAATGAGATATCTGTTTAAAAAAGTTCCATCTGAAGTTCCCTCTCTGGCTTCCagggcattttttagggcttATTAGCTTAGCTTATCcttaataaaatgttttagcCTTATTCTCTGCATGAGTTATGAACACTTGAACAACTGAGCATTCCTTACCAGAAGCTTATCTTCAGTGATATATTTCTTTTCCACTCCTGATTTACTCTATTTTTAGTATGTGTCTGTTTGCCTAACTTACCTCAGGTAAGTTAGGCTACATGGTTAGAAAATACATAGTTAGaaataaaactacatttaaaGAGTCCATGAGATTGGCTGGTAAAAATTTATTAAGGATAACCAAAGATCAAGTAGGAAGAAGCAAGTCCTCACCATGACAACATTAGTTAGTCAAGGGTAAACTGTAGAGTAGCTCACCAGTTACAAACCAAGTTTTACTGTTATAACATATTGACATGAAGTCTTTCAGAATAGTCaagaacagagagagagagtgtCAAAACAACAAAGCCCCTGATGGCTGCATTCCAGTTGGcagaattataaaataaaaagattctaaataaaatacactttcaatttgatttttactTCATCCTTCTTCTGGGACAAAGAGCCAGTGTAGTTTCTTCTgtcactgttgaggcaggacaggaatgagaagactgactcagaaggctgttgagagtaaaactccgatttattcaaaatgcactgctcttttatacagagcttcatgaggaccaactccattggttctgGTATTGGTGCAAAgtattggtgcaaagtgcttgatgcacagtgatagaacttaactataaacaatgtgaaaaacaagagataaagaattatttacattctttcccagcactttcccagtctttttgcctggctagaaactctgtttctttctttgactgaatctgagacccacattCTTCCATCCACTTTTCACTGCTGCTGATCACAACACTGAGACATCAAAAATTTTGTAGAAAATTCCTATAGCatcacaacaacaaaaaacaatcCCTCCCAACCCacccccccacaaaaaaaaataccaaaccaaAAAAGCCCCCTAAAAAAAGTCTTTAGTCTCTATTCTATCAAAAAGCAGAGAATAGTGTCAATAGTGAAATCCTAACCATTCTAGATGTCTCCACATTGAAAATCTTGGCTAAAGAAACTAAATGAGCAGTGTTCCTGAGCCATGAGTATTAGTAATACTCTCTTCATAGAGCAGGCTTCCACTGTTTCCAGTGAATCAGCCTTAGAAGAGAGTTGTAAACTTGGCTCAGAAGTTTCAAAGCTTTGCATGAGCTAAAAGTAAAATTTCCTGACCCTGTGGCACAAAGTCATCTGTTGGTTTTAATTGCAAAATGCGTGCTGACATAAATACATATCCATACTGGGTTTTGGGCAATCCTTTTCTCTATGAATGCAATACACtgtcatcttaaaaaaaaaaacaatgtaaaTAACATTAATCCTTTGCTACTGCTCGAATGCTTTTCTTCCAAGGTTTTTTAACATATTCAGGCACTTGAGTGCATTTGGTTTCACAACTTATCTCATAGCCATACGGATTATAAAACTTCAGCATGACCTCAAGATTAAACAGAAGAATGTGGAGAAAGCATGAATGTCCAATTCCTCTAAGTAGGAATACAAAGAACTCTTTTAGCTCTCTAACTATGGAACATTCCTTGCCTATATGTACAAATACTATAGATGTAGAGAGAGACAATGCATACAGAGTATACATGGCATGATacaatattttcataaaatcataTAATTTCTCAACTTTTAAAAGACCCATAAAGACCACCAAGTCCAACTCAATGCTCCTGTTAGGACTACCTAACACCAAATCATAAGACTAATAGCAGCATCCAGAGTGCTCGTTGTCCTCTGACAGACATGGTGCCATGATCCCttgcctggggagcctgttccagtgactGATTACCCTTGCAACAAAGAATATTCTGATGAAACTTCATCCATTGCTTTGTGCCCTATCATTGATAATCAAAGAGAGTTCAGCACCTCTTCCTCCGCTGCTTGCCTTGAGAAAGGTGTAGACTGTGTAGAGGTCatccctcagccttctcttcttcaatCTGATTAAACCAAGCGACCTCACCTGCTCCTCGTAAGTCTTGCCCTTGAGGCATTTCACCATCTTGGTCATcctcctctggacacactcTAACAGTTAGATGCTTTTCTGATACTGAGGACTCCATCTCAGCACACAATGCTCAAGAAGGAGCTGCACCAGAGCAGAATAGGACAATCACTTCCCTCCaccagctggtgatgctgttcTTGATGTACTCCAGGGCATGGCTGGCCTTTTttgctgccagggcactgctgactcacatTTGTCATCAAGCCAGACACCCAGATCTCTTTCCCTGTGGCTGCTTTCCAATCTTTTCACCCCCAGTATAACCAGGATTACACTGTCCTAGGTGCAGAAGCCAGCACTTACTCTTGTTAAATTTGACATGGTTGGTAGTTACCCAGCTCTCAGGTCTATTTACATCTCTTTGTAAGGCCCCTCTACACTTAATAGTCTATGGTATATCCTAGTCTCATATCATTAACAAATTTAATGTACATTTAACTACTGCATCCAGATCTTTACTCCAGGTAGTCAGATGCTTCAAATATAATAGTCACTCCTTGTTTTTAGAAGCTGATACCTTAGGGCTTGTAGATTAGCTTCATTGACTCAAACTGGAGCAGAATAGCATTCCTGAAAAAATGGGTGACCTTCTCTTTCTTACTCTTTCAGCTCTGAAGGTAAATTATCAAACCCACAGTTTTTTAAACCAGTTAACAAGTTAAAATTACCTATGATGATATCTTCCAACactaattaatttttctatatacaaaaatttcctttcaaTCCTATTCAATCActacagagagaaaatatattagtaATCCACTTTATCAAATTTGACTGAATAGAACTTAATTACAAAAATGTCTTCAACAAATTTCATTTGAGGTTTCTGCATTTTGAGAAATACAAAACACTATGTGTGAAAATCTGAAGCATGCGTTCAGTTGAAGGCAATATGCAATGGCAGGACTGGGagtaaaaccccaaaacttcaCAGAAAGGTTGAGTGACCACTTACAAAGCAGATGTGTTGAACTGATATCTTCTTTGCCTGTGGGAAAGTACAGAAGGAGCATTGCCCCTGgtgatttgttttattttattgttattcCAGTCAGTGGGTTCTAGCAGTAATTGCCACTTGTGCCTTCTGGTATGTCCTGAGCCATTCAGCACCATGGTCCAACCCTCTCTATAATCGGTATTAAATTCACATCCCATGCTTAGTATAAAGGTAAATAATATACAGAATTTATTCACATTCATTATGGGGAACTGTTTTCATGGGTCTAAGTCAGAGTAAAAAGATACCTCAAGGCTTATTCTTAGCTATATACATGAACTACTTTAGTTAGAGGGGGATAAACTATGAGTTAAAGCAACTCCTCAACTGAAATAGTGAATTTGAAAAGTTTTAGAGCTTAAATAAGAAGTACCTGCAATATATATTCACATATATAATATGTGAATATAATATTcacatattatatataatatgtgTATACAGTATAATCACAGACCCTGAATGCTTCCTGAATGCTTTATAGAACTTCTTCAGTTTttgatttgtttgggttttttgggtttttttttaatttctcatgtAACAGCCAGGTCTTTTCTGTGATTTAATTCTAAATCAGGGTCAAGCAAAGCCTTTTGCTAGAAATACCATCCCAATGCAAAAATAGTATGGAAAAATCCAGTTTAAAActataaaattacttcccagtGGGGGAGTGCGCTTATCTTTATTGAAAATAAGTAGCATAGATTTCTTTATAAAGGACTTCATGATGCATCAAGGAAATTTTTTTACAGTATTGCTAATATCTGGAGAAGGCCTTATTTCTTTCATACAACTACTGTAGTTCCTACCCTGATTGCTTCCCTGGGGACTATTCATTGTTTTACTTATTAAATTTTTCTTCAAGATGAAAAATATATCAGAGGACATCACTGGTCTTTGACAAAGGTCACTATTAAGCATTATCATATGTTTTTATCAGCTggcttttctggttttgttaatTAATTTTTGCCTAATGCTTGATACTACAATTACAAAATCAGTTTGTGTGAGGGAatggcataaaaaaaaaaaggacagataCCTTCATTCTCTCTCTTGTATATTGAGCTATCAAGAGTCTGAAGCAGATCCTTCTGCATGCCCAGAGTAGTCACACAAACAGACGTACTGATATTTACACCTGCACCCACAGACATGACTGAATTATATTCTTGCCCAGAGTTCCGCTGTCATGAAGACAACGATCCATATGTGATCCTTCAGATGCTTCAGATGGTAGGATCAGGGCATTAAGTCCCAATGCTATGCTTAGAAATAGATGATTTGGATCACTGACTAGTACCTTGCTAAATTCttctgagagaaaaagaaaatagtaaaaaggcatttttatgCTTGCAacactggggatttttttccaacttGTTTATCTAAGGAgcttaaaattcagattttctttcctttctttctcgaGTTATTATGGTCACTTGGACGTCTCATTCCAGTTTCTTATCCAATAAGAGTGCTTATGGTTGAGTTACAACCTCCTGAAACATAAGGTTTGTGACAAAAATGATGACAACTGTAACTATTGCCTAAACTGTGGTCACCACCACTGCAACACAGTGGGATTTGAACTACGTACCTTAAATGATGGAATAATTGTTTGGTATCTTGTTTTTTGCAGTTCCTGCTTTGCGGTGTATGCGGAATATTGtgtgccaaaaaaaaatctggactTGTTGTAAGTTTTTCCACTGAATCCATAACACTTAAGTATTTGAAAGGCTTACTTATCAAATTTGAACTCTTTACTGGGGGTTTTCTGCATCCAAGGGTTTTTGATAAACAATTAGAAAAATTATGAGTTTGCAATCTAAAAAAAGCAATCAGCACTTTCGAATAGTCACCAAAAAAAAGGCAGTTCTGAAATGGCCTATATAGGTCATGCTATTTAAGCCATACATCCCTATTTATCTGTATATGGATAAACTTTGATCAGAAATCAGTTGACATAGATTTATGTCAAGTCAATAAATGCTTCTCAATAATGTCACTGGACTGTATCTTCTCTCCTTCAAAGCCAACAGTGGGTTGCCATCTCAATAAGGCTGCTGACCAATTTTGTTTCTAGATATTGTAGCTGTTAAGTGTTTAGGAAGTTTGTTTAGCAATCTGAAACACATGAATGTAAGTTTTAAAGGGATGGGAGATACCTCTTCATGTACAGTCATTTTCTGACTGCAGCAAAATGGTATTATTACCCAACAAGACACAGCAGAACTCTATGTTAAAGACATGATCTTACTGTAAGTGATAATGCCAGTCCTAATATTCTGTCAGTTTGATTATTCTGCCACATACAGATGGAAGTCACATAAAACAAGCATAAGTATGATAGGAATCAAAAGTTCTctccaattattttttaatatcaatGAGTTATCCTAAAGTCTGTTAAAATGACAGTCccatttcttaaaaaatgtGTACCATAACCAGTTTCTAAAAGATATCTATTCCAGAGGTCTCATGGAATTGTCACTTGCCAGTGGACTGCAATATACATTCTCAATGCCACATTCCTGAGGAAATTCTCATCCTAGTTGTAGTACTTTCCTAAAGTAGTTTGTAAGAATCCATAAAGTTCTGCTGCCACAGTAGATAAGTACAAATACAAAGCCATATCAAAAAACATTAACGGTCCATCTAGATCATCTGACAGGTCAGCAGTATAAAGGAAAGTGAATAAGACAATCATTTAACACAGTCTCCATAAGGTCATTTCCTCCTGAATCATTTGAGATTAATACACATCCTGAACCAGAGTAACATCTTGGTGACTAAAAGCAAtaggatgtgtttaaaaatgtcTCATTGATTGCAGCCTGTTTCACAGATTTCTAAAATTCCCAGGAACATTTTAGTCAAGTTAAAATCAACCaaatcaaccaaccaaccaaccaaccaaccaaccaaccaaccaaccaaccataTGTTCATCAAAATTACCTTCTGTAAAGCAGCTTCACAAATTTCTTTATTGTTTATTATGCTTCTTTGACAAAAACATTCACCTTGAACACTTTCAAAGACCCCACAAAAGCTGCAGAAAACCTCCAATCTGCTATCTGACTGAATAAATTATAACTGAGCAGGAGGCACAGTCAGAATGCACACAAAGCAAGAGAGATTCACTACAAATACATGAGGCATTCATTCCTGAGGCAAGGTGATAAACTGCACAATAGGAAATTACGGCACCTTCTGTCATGTTACTGTTTTGCATGAACAGCTGGAAAATAGTTTTGTGTCCTAGCAGTCCTTCCATTGAATAGGTTTTAACTTTACCTACTCATTTTACTCAACGTTTTTTTACACGCAACATCAATCTTAACTCTTGTATAGCAGAAGGTAATATATTCCTCGGAGCAATGAGGGAGCTAAGAGAGTTAAAAACATGCcgtattttgcagtcagtgatGATATCAAAGAATTAAACTATAGTTATCTCATATTTTATATGCATTAATCTATGtctgaaaaatattattgtgACATAACCTGTCTTGTCTCTCCTGACAGATGATACTTTTTTCTGCCTGTTGCATCTGTGGACTAATAGGAGGAATCttaaattttcaatttcttcGTGCTCTGACAAAGAAGTCATCTGCTCTCTATTCTTTGCATCTTGCCTCCATGTCTCTTGCATGCATTGGAATTGGTGGTTGCACCCTTTCTTCATGGCTCACTTGTCGGCTAGCCAGCTATGAACAAAGGCGAATGTTCTCCGAAAGGGAACATTCATTGCATCACTCCCATGAAATGGCAGAAAAAGTGAGTTGTGTGTCCTCCCTTATTTGTTCTGCTTCTCCCAAAATGTTACTGTATGCTTTAACGTTTACAATTGGCAAGGGATGTATTCAGTTTTCAGTTTTATATGAGAAACAGCTTCTGGAAAATGAAATGCTGCCATTCTGTGTAAGCTTTATTATGTTGCATTATATGGAGCTATTTTTAGGTACTGTATATTTGCAGTACATCCATTTCAATGAAGCACATCCATTTTCAACATAATTCCATTGTACAGCTATTCAGGGGCTTAACTGCTAAATATAGCACTTCCTAAATAATTGGATGCCTTATTAATATGAATTATCATGTCTtgtactgtaaaaaaaaagcacagaaagctTTCTGTAACCACATCATTGCATGCTTCCAGGATTTAATCAATTTCTTCCTCTCCCAAGTACTCAGCTTATAAATTAGGTTATTTAAACAGAAATGCCACAGTTTACAAATATAGGTGACTTAACCTAAGCATCTAAGAGCATATTTAGACACCTAAATAAAATTTGTCTCATTTGCAGCACTGAGCATTTACTTCCTTTCTGTATTAACAGGAAGCCTACCAAGGTGTATAGGAATAAAATTAGGTGCTGAAACTGAAGCTTCTAAAGCTGAGCACATAGGATCAAAACAATTAATGGACTAGAATTCTTGAAATCATGCCCTTGTCTTAAGAGACCTGAATAACATTTGAGGAGTTAAGTGTTTGCTGTAAACCTGTGCTTTGCATTTGGATTTAGTATCTAGCCAATGCCTTTCATTTGAGAAATGagcagaaaaaagaacaaaagtcAAGTGGACTGCCCACCTTAACCTCCACATGCAAGTTTGCATTACTATTAAGTTCAATAGTCTGTTATCTACTGAAACCTCTGAAGAGCAGAGTAAGGATTAGTTTGCTCATACTGTAGAATTGTTTTCAGACTCCCTGAAAAACCTGATACAGCAGTTAAAAGTGACTCGTCACTGTTCTTTAGTTTCTTAACTGAGATGAGACTCCAACTAGAAATATAAACTGAATTAATCTTAGATGATGTTTGAAATGGCTCTTAAAAACACTATgttagaaacatttttaaaatgtttgaaacattttaaaaagattatattttaaatatgtctTTAAAAGCTAAATAGTAGAGGTTACAACAGTAACATAAAACGGGTGATAAAATCAACAGACAAGATCCATTTCTCCatctcattttaaaatgaagaagaaTTCTGATGAGCTATTAGGCAAATATGATGGTCTTGCTGATGGAAGGCTAGATATTGACTTTCAGAAAGACTGTTGCCTCAACAAGGACAAAGATGGGAGTaaagagggaaaggaagaagaaagagcttggaaagaaaaaaaaactttcaaaatgaaaaaagctgccaactctaTCAATTTGGGATGAGGATGACTATGTGTAACAGTAATTCACTGCCTACCTTCCTAACAAGTTGACCAACTGAGCTTTTTGACACTTAGCAGCAAGGACTGCCAGGTGTCCACTTATCCTGGGTGAAGGGCCACTATGTATGTGCAAAACAACCCTATTGTACACACTCAGCAGATCTGGGATGCGCCCACTGATGGCAAACTTCCAGCATGTCTGCTGTAGAGCCAAGTATGCATGTACACATGGCCTGACTTGGGACTTCTTAGACCCACCGactgcctgctgctggcagggttGAGTACACTAGGTTAAGGCACAAAAACTTACATTGAATTAGACCCTAATTTATAAAATAGCTTAgcagtgttttatttatttgactATATTGTATATTTATACTGATATACAGTAATGTAGACATGTACTGCATGTGCATTTGTTTGTGCTATATTTATTGTATAATTGTTATATTTATATTAGAGATTGAGGGGTATTGAAATAACCGACCTGCCCAGCTGCCCGGTGATTCCCCCGACACCAGAGTTACCTCCAAGGTACGCTGAACACTAGGGAGCGACCATGTTGTTATGTCACTTCAGGAAGGGCCACCTCTATGAGGAAGTCATAGCTTCAGCTAATCAAAGTTGGCTGATGCTGTGATGTTACTCTGAGGCAGGAATGGTGCTTCCAGGTAGTGACATAACTCTATGTGGTGAACGCTGCAATGCGGAAGTAAGTtgagtatttaaaatattcaccCTAGTTACAGGCATCCAAATACTCTTATTTGGATGTAGCCACCATTGATTCACTCTGCTTCTTATCTGTGTGCTCCTTCATTCCCCGAATTcagcaacttttttttaattaatttttttataaatagaaATAGTGGGGAAAATAAATGGGTTTTGATATTTTCCAAAACTATGGTGATATTCTAATAGCTGATGTCTGCAGACAATTCAAGTGATGAAGCTTACAAAAGGAAAGTCATTAGTAGCCTTCTGACAGATCATTACTATCAAAATATGGCTGATAGTTAGTAATTGGTATTCTTGGTCTCTTTTGGCTTTGGTATTCTTTCCCAGTTGACAGATACCTTCAATGTAGATCCAACAAAGACTTTAGAAACCCAGAAATAAGCAAACCATAGTGACAGACAACCCCCAAACTGGGATCCATAGACCAGTGTTAGGCATGCATGTTCCTCTTCAATATATCAGGAGAATAAAGCACAATACCAAAACATCCAACACCATCATCTGCAAATGGAGACATGGGTTGTAGAAAATACTCAAAATTAGTTGCACACCTGATTTTCTCTGATGTTTATGCTTGATTTGGGAGTGTTAATTGGCAAGGCTTCTTGGTTTGGTGACAATGTAGGGAAGACTAGAATATCCCTTCTTTCAAATATCCCTTTCTTTCCTGTGATTTGCTCTAAAATGTAGCTGGTAACACCTGAGAAAGGAGGCATCAGTTCTTTTTAACTTTATGTTACCTTGAGTTCTGGTCTCTGCTTGCCAAATATTGTGGATTAAAAGAAGAGAGAGATGGAGTAAGACTAGTAATTAAGACCAGGTGgtataattttcttctctttaccACGAATCTCAGCTACTATGCTATAAAGCTGgattctttctttctgtctttttttctctctctctgtctagCCCAATGAATGTTGCTTCACTTTTTTTACAGAAGCTTCCAAAGGAAGGGGACAAACAAATCCCTTTTATTCCATGTTTTCTCCAAGTGTACCtaggaggaagaagaggtgAATTTAATCTTTCCATGCAGAGAAGACCCCTGGTCATCATGCAGCTATTTTAGAACTAGTCCAGCACTGGCACCTCCACCTCACCTACTTGAATTTTAGAAGTACACCAAGCTGCATTTTTACCTGTACCGATTCCTCTTGCCCTAGCTGAATGATCTCTGTCATTGGACATAAGCAGCAGATCACTTATTTCTGCATCCAGATTCAATCTGGTATGAAATAGGTCTGGGATTGCTGACAATAAGGTAGTTCTAGCCATAAACTCAATGTGGCTTCGCAGCCTTGGAGATCAGGGAACTGTTTAATTAATGTAGCCATCTCCGCGCTTAGACAGCTGCTAAGGGggttttgtttgcatttcaaTTTGAGAGTTAGAAAATCTATCTCTGAGCAAATCTTGGTGGAGGTGCTTTAGGATTCTGACTCATGAGCCGGTCAGCTTACTCTGGGATGACTCACCTGCCACTGGAGAAGCAATCCCTGAACTGCTAAGAATTGTAGACTGGCATAATAAGGGAAAACTAAAATCAGTCCCATCCCAAGGGAAAACAAGCAGTTAAAACCCTTAGGTCCTGTTTGGATCTATATCTACTTCCCAAATGTCTATTTCAGCAAACATTGAATGGCATTTATTTGTAGCATGTCAGCACAGATAAAAGTTTGAATGGAAACAGAGACTTAACTACCATTTCATTCTTTTGTAGATCAGCACACAAGCTTGAGTTGATGCAATTTCAAAGGACACCACAACTAGTACTGATGCCATCACTGTGGTCTGAGTGTGATGTCCAATTCAATCACTATCAATGAATCTATCAACTTTCAAACATACCTAAttcatgaaggaaaaaatctgatttttttttataataaggTCTATCAagctaaataaaaatgtaaagtgTTTCTGAATGTTCAAAATTCTGAGTTTGTTCAAATTTCATCACAACCTTAGATAACTGAATTTTGAATATCTTACAATACttctaattttaattaatattttttattcttgttcTAGGAAATGACAGACAACCTAAGCAATGGTGGCCCACATCTGATTTATAATGGAAGTGTATattaagaaatttttaaaagttccaTGGAAGGAAGTGGTTTTAgaattttcttcaggaaaaaaaatagactccaagaaattaagaaaatgaaattatcttAGCTTTTATGGCTCAAATGTCACAACTGCAGACCAGACCAGCACAGTTGCAATTCCCTTTTAGAACCATGTTCAAAATTTGTCTCCTAAACATTTTGCGGATATACAATATATATTCACTGGCTACTCTCAGTTTTTTTGTCTGAATAATCTTTCTGAATTGTGATAGTATTTGAAATCAACTTCGCAAGACTCTTACTCTCATGAAGActcaaaaatcagaaaaataaaataaactgaacTGCATTTAGCCCACTCAAAGGAGAAGCAGAGGAAGAATGGCTCAGGGGaatctttttctcctctccacTTAGCAGCATCTGGTTTAATATGATGGCTTCAGATCATGGCATGGTACAGCAACACATCTGCACAGTCCCTCTCCTCACATTTTGAATGCATCCTGCCTCAGTTTTCCCAGTAGATCATATCAAAAGAGAGTGCAAACTCCTCTTCCAAAAGCTCCCATTTCACATCCAGAGTATAAAATGAACAGTGTGCTGAAAACAACACCGATGTCTTTGTTTTGAAAGACAGAATGCTCTAAGAATGCCATAAATCAAAACCTCAATAATGCCTTGTTGTAAAGAAATTGTA comes from Lonchura striata isolate bLonStr1 chromosome 1, bLonStr1.mat, whole genome shotgun sequence and encodes:
- the TMEM196 gene encoding transmembrane protein 196 isoform X1, with protein sequence MCTSSQIIGSLLVLSVLEIGLGVSSVAVGAVSFSLVLTEHKPQLGDSSPVWSGVCFLLCGVCGILCAKKKSGLVMILFSACCICGLIGGILNFQFLRALTKKSSALYSLHLASMSLACIGIGGCTLSSWLTCRLASYEQRRMFSEREHSLHHSHEMAEKRLRGIEITDLPSCPVIPPTPELPPRK
- the TMEM196 gene encoding transmembrane protein 196 isoform X2, yielding MCTSSQIIGSLLVLSVLEIGLGVSSVAVGAVSFSLVLTEHKPQLGDSSPVWSGFLLCGVCGILCAKKKSGLVMILFSACCICGLIGGILNFQFLRALTKKSSALYSLHLASMSLACIGIGGCTLSSWLTCRLASYEQRRMFSEREHSLHHSHEMAEKRLRGIEITDLPSCPVIPPTPELPPRK
- the TMEM196 gene encoding transmembrane protein 196 isoform X3, encoding MCTSSQIIGSLLVLSVLEIGLGVSSVAVGAVSFSLVLTEHKPQLGDSSPFLLCGVCGILCAKKKSGLVMILFSACCICGLIGGILNFQFLRALTKKSSALYSLHLASMSLACIGIGGCTLSSWLTCRLASYEQRRMFSEREHSLHHSHEMAEKRLRGIEITDLPSCPVIPPTPELPPRK
- the TMEM196 gene encoding transmembrane protein 196 isoform X4; translation: MCTSSQIIGSLLVLSVLEIGLGVSSVAVGAVSFSLVLTEHKPQLGDSSPVWSGVCFLLCGVCGILCAKKKSGLVMILFSACCICGLIGGILNFQFLRALTKKSSALYSLHLASMSLACIGIGGCTLSSWLTCRLASYEQRRMFSEREHSLHHSHEMAEKEMTDNLSNGGPHLIYNGSVY
- the TMEM196 gene encoding transmembrane protein 196 isoform X5, translating into MCTSSQIIGSLLVLSVLEIGLGVSSVAVGAVSFSLVLTEHKPQLGDSSPFLLCGVCGILCAKKKSGLVMILFSACCICGLIGGILNFQFLRALTKKSSALYSLHLASMSLACIGIGGCTLSSWLTCRLASYEQRRMFSEREHSLHHSHEMAEKEMTDNLSNGGPHLIYNGSVY